The DNA sequence TCCATCATTTTGCGCGAGGATATCCTCCGCGGGCACAAAATTGCAGCAGCCGGGATTAATGAGAATGAAAATATCGTAAAGTACGGCTATCCGATCGGGCATGCAACAGCAGTCATCCTTCCGGGAGAGCTTGTCCATACTCATAATACGAAAACGAATCTATCTGGCCAGGAGGAATATAGCTATTCTCCGGCTTTTACAGATAGCCCTTTCCGTAATGAGCAAAGAACCTTCAAGGGCTACCGGCGCAAAAACGGCAAAGCCGGTATCCGCAATGAATTGTGGATTGTCCCGACGGTCGGCTGTGTGAATGGAATTGCTGAAAAAATCATCAGCCGCTTTGAAAAGCATACCGGCGGCCAAAATCCATTTGATCAAGCCCTGGTTCTTAAGCACAGCTATGGCTGCTCCCAGCTGGGGGATGATCATGAAAATACGAAGCAAATCCTTCTTGATGCGGTCCATCACCCCAATGCAGGCGGCGTGCTCGTTTTAGGTCTTGGCTGTGAGAACAATGAGATGGAGGAATTCAGGAAATCTCTGGGAACAGTGGATGAAAGCCGGGTTAAATTCCTCGTATCCCAGGAAGTTTCAGATGAGATTGAAGCTGGATTTCACCTTGTGAAAGAAATCTATGAAGCAGCCAAGGATGATAAAAGAGAGGATGTTCCGCTCTCTGAATTGAACATCGGCCTGAAGTGCGGGGGATCTGACGGGTTCTCGGGCATAACCGCAAACCCTCTGCTCGGCCGCTTTTCTGATTATCTGATCGCCCAGGGCGGTACGACCGTATTGACTGAAGTGCCGGAAATGTTTGGTGCAGAGACCATCCTTATGGAAAGGGCGGAAAACGAAGAGGTTTTTGAAAAGGTGGTCAGCCTGATCAATGATTTTAAAGGCTATTTCCTTGAACATAAGCAGCCTGTCTATGAGAATCCATCACCAGGCAATAAAGCGGGAGGGATCACCACTCTTGAGGATAAGTCTCTTGGCTGCACCCAGAAAGCCGGAACCTCCAAGGTGGTTGATGTCCTGCCATACGGCGGTACTCTCCGTAAAAAAGGGCTGAACCTTCTCAGCGCGCCAGGGAATGATCTGATTGCTTCCACTGCACTGGCCGCAGCAGGCTGCCATATTGTCCTGTTCACGACAGGCAGGGGAACCCCGTTCGGAACTTTTGTACCGACGATGAAAATCTCGACCAATACCCAGCTTTATGAAACAAAGCCCCATTGGATCGATTTCAATGCAGGCACACTCCTTGAAGAAGAAATTTCCGCAGATGAGGTACTGCAGCAGTTCACAAACTATATCATCAGTGTGGCAAGCGGGGAATTGGTCAATAACGAGAAAAACGATTTCAGGGAAATTTCGATTTTTAAGAGCGGAGTCACTTTATAGGCGGGACATGCAGATCAATTTCTGCCGGGGAGGCAATTATGAAGAAGCTGAACATATTGAATCGATTGATTGATTCCGGAGTGGTAGCGGTTGTCAGGGCCGACTCAAGGGAAGAGGCCGTTAAAATCTCAGAAGCCTGTGTAAAGGGTGGAATTGCCGGGATTGAAATCACTTTTACCATTGATGGAGCTGAAGCTGTTTTAAAGGAATTGTCGGGATATTTTGCAGATGACTCGCGTGCCGTTCTGGGGGCCGGAACTGTCCTGGATGCGGCGACAGCGAGGATTGCCATTCTCGCCGGCGCTGAATTCATCGTCAGTCCTGCCTTTGACAGAGAGACTGCTAAACTGTGCAACCTTTATCAGGTGCCCTATATGCCCGGCTGCATGACGATCACAGAAATGAAGGAAGCGCTGGAATACGGGGCAGATATTATCAAGCTATTCCCTGGCAATGCCTTTGGGCCGGACTTCATTAAAGCGGTCAAGTCACCGCTTCCTCAGGCTAATATCATGCCGACCGGTGGAGTCAGCCTGGAAAATGCGGGGGAATGGATCAGAAACGGCTGTGTGGCAGTAGGGGTTGGCGGGAACCTGGCGGCGCCTGCCAAAACAGGAAACTATGAAAAAATTACCGAAATGTCTGCAGAATATATAAAAATTGTCAAAGAAGCAAGGAAAGAGGGGCTGCAATGATGAAGATTGTTACGCTGGGAGAGATTATGCTGCGATTTTCAACAGAAGATGGCGTAAGGCTTTCCCAGGCAGCAGGTCTTACCGTCCACTATGGCGGTGCAGAAGCCAATGTGGCCGTCTCTATGGCCAACTTTGGCTATGAATCATTTTTTGCAGGCAAGGTGCCTGACAATCCTCTAGGCCAAGGGGCAGAAAGGCATTTAAAAGCAAATGGCGTCCGGACAGACTTCCTTTTAAAAGGCGGAGACCGCCTCGGCACCTACTATTTGGAATCAGGGACAGGGGAACGAAGCGCCAAGGTCACCTATGACCGCAAGCATTCGAGCTTCTCAGAACTGGTGCCTGAAGAAGTAGACTTGGACGGCATGCTGCGCGAAGCTACACTTTTTCATGTAAGCGGAATCACACTTGCCCTATCTCCTGAGCTCAGGGAGCTTGCACTCCTCGCTTTCAAGAAAGCTAAGGAATATGGAGTGCTGACAAGCCTTGACTTCAATTACCGCGGAAAGCTCTGGAGCCAGTCAGAAGCCGGGGAAGCCTTAAAGAAACTGCTTCCATATGCAGACATCTGTTCATGCGGGGAATTGGACAGCATCCATCTCTTGGGGATGGAACCTGCAGATAGCTCTCTTTCACAAACGGAAAGGGTGCAAACCTATTATCGTAAACTGGCTGCTTCATATCCCGGCATCCGGTATATCTGCT is a window from the Bacillus infantis NRRL B-14911 genome containing:
- a CDS encoding sugar kinase, with the translated sequence MMKIVTLGEIMLRFSTEDGVRLSQAAGLTVHYGGAEANVAVSMANFGYESFFAGKVPDNPLGQGAERHLKANGVRTDFLLKGGDRLGTYYLESGTGERSAKVTYDRKHSSFSELVPEEVDLDGMLREATLFHVSGITLALSPELRELALLAFKKAKEYGVLTSLDFNYRGKLWSQSEAGEALKKLLPYADICSCGELDSIHLLGMEPADSSLSQTERVQTYYRKLAASYPGIRYICSTFRKIKSATSNTLQGNLYTGSRLFQSKVHHIEPIVDRVGGGDAFMAGILAGVLEGWDSQMTADFATAASALKHTVHGDSNSFTKEEVLALAGSEPGKILR
- a CDS encoding UxaA family hydrolase, with product MRDFLKINPADNIILALKDLKAGAELTVDGQSIILREDILRGHKIAAAGINENENIVKYGYPIGHATAVILPGELVHTHNTKTNLSGQEEYSYSPAFTDSPFRNEQRTFKGYRRKNGKAGIRNELWIVPTVGCVNGIAEKIISRFEKHTGGQNPFDQALVLKHSYGCSQLGDDHENTKQILLDAVHHPNAGGVLVLGLGCENNEMEEFRKSLGTVDESRVKFLVSQEVSDEIEAGFHLVKEIYEAAKDDKREDVPLSELNIGLKCGGSDGFSGITANPLLGRFSDYLIAQGGTTVLTEVPEMFGAETILMERAENEEVFEKVVSLINDFKGYFLEHKQPVYENPSPGNKAGGITTLEDKSLGCTQKAGTSKVVDVLPYGGTLRKKGLNLLSAPGNDLIASTALAAAGCHIVLFTTGRGTPFGTFVPTMKISTNTQLYETKPHWIDFNAGTLLEEEISADEVLQQFTNYIISVASGELVNNEKNDFREISIFKSGVTL
- a CDS encoding bifunctional 4-hydroxy-2-oxoglutarate aldolase/2-dehydro-3-deoxy-phosphogluconate aldolase: MKKLNILNRLIDSGVVAVVRADSREEAVKISEACVKGGIAGIEITFTIDGAEAVLKELSGYFADDSRAVLGAGTVLDAATARIAILAGAEFIVSPAFDRETAKLCNLYQVPYMPGCMTITEMKEALEYGADIIKLFPGNAFGPDFIKAVKSPLPQANIMPTGGVSLENAGEWIRNGCVAVGVGGNLAAPAKTGNYEKITEMSAEYIKIVKEARKEGLQ